The following proteins are encoded in a genomic region of Bernardetia sp. MNP-M8:
- a CDS encoding response regulator transcription factor, with protein MKILIIEDETQLAKDIANYLSEESYLCEFATTFGQAITKIESYQYDCILLDIMLPDGNGMKILEELKSQNKQEGVIIISAKNALDDKIEGLKLGADDYLTKPFHLSELAARIYSIIRRKQFTNSNTIQQNELEIDLLSKTVLVKDKTVILTKKEFDLLLYFIGNKNRVISKSTLAEHLSGDFADMLDNHDFVYAHIKNLKKKLTDAGCELYLKTVYGTGYKWEI; from the coding sequence ATGAAAATCCTTATTATAGAAGATGAAACTCAGCTTGCCAAAGACATTGCTAATTATCTTTCTGAAGAGAGTTATTTGTGTGAGTTTGCGACTACTTTTGGGCAAGCCATTACCAAAATAGAATCCTATCAATATGATTGTATTTTGTTAGATATTATGTTGCCTGATGGCAATGGAATGAAAATATTGGAAGAACTCAAAAGCCAAAACAAACAAGAAGGAGTAATTATTATTTCTGCCAAAAATGCTTTAGATGATAAAATAGAAGGCTTAAAACTTGGTGCAGATGATTATTTAACAAAACCCTTTCATCTTTCAGAACTAGCAGCTCGTATTTATTCGATTATTCGCAGAAAACAATTTACCAATTCGAATACCATCCAGCAAAACGAATTAGAAATTGATTTACTTTCAAAAACAGTTTTAGTAAAAGACAAAACCGTCATTCTTACAAAAAAAGAATTTGACTTACTTCTTTATTTTATAGGAAATAAAAACAGAGTTATCTCAAAAAGCACTTTAGCCGAACACTTGTCTGGCGATTTTGCCGATATGCTTGATAATCATGATTTTGTCTATGCACATATCAAAAATCTGAAAAAGAAATTAACTGATGCAGGTTGTGAATTGTATCTAAAAACAGTTTATGGCACAGGTTATAAATGGGAAATATGA
- the murG gene encoding undecaprenyldiphospho-muramoylpentapeptide beta-N-acetylglucosaminyltransferase, which yields MRVIISGGGTGGHIYPGIAIADALKAINPNTEILFVGAEGKMEMEKVPKAGYRVIGLPIRGLQRSFSPKNILENLKFPVRLFGSLNQARNVIKEFKPDVVVGTGGYASGAVLQVATTMGIPTLIQEQNGHAGLTNKLLSRQVKAICVAYPNMDSYFPKQKIQFTGNPVRSDLKNLPNSTQSDFDYFNLMKGKKTILVMGGSGGAKVINEAILNGLETILEHDFQLIWQTGKFYIDSIKKQLAAKNLLHHPLLFVNDFIYDMKKAYQCADIVIGRAGALTISELTLVEKPAILIPSPNVAEDHQTKNAMALAKEDAAMLIKDNEANERLIPTLIYVLNDENQQEKLKNNIKTFARPDAAKDIARKVMELGSRK from the coding sequence GTGCGAGTAATCATAAGTGGAGGTGGAACAGGTGGACATATTTACCCAGGAATTGCTATTGCTGATGCCCTAAAAGCTATAAATCCAAATACAGAAATTTTGTTTGTGGGTGCAGAGGGAAAAATGGAAATGGAAAAAGTACCAAAGGCAGGTTATCGTGTCATTGGTCTTCCTATTCGGGGTTTACAGCGCAGTTTTTCACCCAAAAATATCTTGGAAAACTTAAAATTTCCAGTTCGCCTTTTTGGAAGTTTAAATCAAGCACGCAACGTAATAAAAGAATTTAAACCTGATGTAGTCGTCGGAACAGGTGGGTATGCAAGTGGCGCAGTTTTGCAAGTAGCTACAACAATGGGGATTCCTACACTTATACAAGAGCAAAACGGACACGCAGGACTTACCAACAAACTTCTTTCACGCCAAGTAAAAGCAATTTGTGTGGCTTATCCGAATATGGATAGTTATTTTCCAAAACAAAAAATACAGTTTACTGGAAACCCTGTTCGTTCAGATTTAAAAAACTTGCCTAATTCAACTCAATCCGATTTTGATTACTTTAATCTTATGAAAGGAAAAAAAACCATTTTGGTAATGGGTGGAAGTGGTGGTGCAAAGGTCATCAATGAAGCAATTTTGAATGGTCTAGAAACGATTTTAGAACATGATTTTCAGCTTATTTGGCAAACGGGAAAGTTTTATATTGATTCTATAAAAAAACAATTAGCTGCAAAGAATCTTCTACATCACCCTCTTCTTTTTGTAAATGATTTTATTTACGATATGAAAAAAGCCTATCAATGTGCTGATATTGTCATTGGTCGTGCTGGTGCTTTGACAATTTCTGAACTTACTTTGGTAGAAAAACCTGCTATCTTAATTCCTTCGCCAAATGTAGCAGAAGACCACCAAACCAAAAATGCAATGGCATTAGCTAAAGAGGATGCAGCCATGCTTATAAAAGATAATGAAGCCAACGAAAGACTTATTCCAACGCTTATTTATGTTTTGAATGATGAAAACCAACAAGAAAAATTAAAGAATAATATCAAAACTTTTGCTCGTCCTGATGCTGCAAAGGATATTGCTAGGAAAGTTATGGAGTTGGGAAGTAGAAAATAG
- a CDS encoding HAMP domain-containing sensor histidine kinase: protein MKKLLNKTLLSFTIYSLVVLLASVPTYFYFIDAIWISELDENNELIAEKIEHELQKLEFNQTELNQSIILLNKIQPNTNLEKTNSENIIIDSNYTIFRKNPYLNYEDINRFRGLSKTIKLNEKNYILTVESNLEESSETVVAIAQITFVFLIVLLVGFLVLNRVLSVRLWKPFRSTLSKLKTFNLTNNSEIEFKKTTTFEFEELNIALSRLIKQNIQVYQTQKEFTENASHELQTPLAILKGKLSLLLQEKELTTNQYQIIEEMNTTLTRISRINKNLLLLAKIENNQFQETTTIEISKLMSYSLEILEEHFEHKNLTIQTHIEPNLSKDGNPTLVEILINNLLLNAIRHSNQHEKVSVILTKEKLKICNSGNATLEEKDLFNRFVKVSNSSLGSGLGLNIIKQICNSHKWKVLYQFENNFHVFVVEFS from the coding sequence ATGAAAAAACTCTTAAACAAAACACTACTTTCATTTACCATTTATTCGCTTGTTGTACTTTTGGCAAGTGTACCTACTTATTTTTATTTTATTGATGCCATTTGGATTAGTGAATTAGATGAAAACAATGAATTGATAGCAGAAAAAATAGAACATGAACTTCAAAAATTAGAGTTTAATCAAACTGAATTAAATCAAAGCATTATTCTTTTAAATAAAATTCAGCCCAATACCAACTTAGAAAAAACGAATTCTGAAAATATAATTATTGACAGCAACTACACTATTTTCAGAAAAAATCCTTATCTAAACTATGAAGATATAAATCGTTTTAGAGGTTTGTCAAAGACAATTAAACTCAATGAAAAAAATTATATTCTAACAGTAGAGTCTAATTTAGAAGAAAGTTCGGAAACAGTGGTGGCTATTGCTCAAATTACTTTTGTATTTCTTATCGTTTTATTAGTTGGCTTTTTGGTTTTAAATAGAGTTTTGTCAGTTCGATTATGGAAACCTTTTCGTTCTACTTTGTCCAAACTAAAGACTTTCAACTTAACTAATAATTCTGAAATTGAATTTAAAAAAACGACTACATTCGAATTTGAAGAATTGAATATAGCTTTGAGCAGGCTCATTAAACAGAATATTCAAGTCTATCAAACACAAAAAGAATTTACTGAAAATGCTTCTCACGAGCTTCAAACACCTTTAGCTATTTTGAAAGGAAAGCTAAGTTTACTTTTACAAGAAAAAGAACTCACTACAAATCAGTATCAAATTATTGAAGAAATGAATACCACACTTACACGTATTTCAAGAATCAATAAAAATTTACTTCTGCTTGCCAAAATTGAAAACAATCAATTTCAAGAAACTACAACTATTGAAATTAGTAAATTAATGAGCTATTCTTTAGAAATTTTGGAGGAGCATTTTGAACATAAAAACTTAACTATTCAAACACATATAGAACCAAATTTGAGTAAAGATGGGAATCCGACTTTAGTAGAAATTCTCATCAACAATCTACTCTTAAATGCCATTCGGCATAGCAATCAACATGAAAAAGTAAGTGTTATTCTTACCAAAGAGAAATTAAAAATTTGTAATTCGGGCAATGCTACTTTAGAGGAAAAAGATTTATTTAATCGTTTTGTAAAGGTTTCGAATAGTTCTTTGGGAAGTGGTTTGGGGTTAAATATTATAAAGCAGATTTGTAATTCGCATAAATGGAAAGTTTTGTATCAGTTTGAAAATAATTTTCATGTTTTTGTAGTAGAATTCTCATAA
- a CDS encoding peroxiredoxin, producing the protein MNLVNHPAPRFSAPAVIEGEEIINDFSLDQYIGKKNVILFFYPKDFTFVCPTEILAFQEKLALFESKDTAIVGCSTDTEETHLAWLMTPKNKGGIEGVTFPMVADTAKTIATNYGVLGGDYTYDDRNNLVFEGAPICLRGTYLINKEGIIKHISINDFPLGRNIDEYIRLVDALRYVEKHGEVCPANWEEGKEAMHETRESVANYLGKK; encoded by the coding sequence ATGAATTTAGTGAATCATCCTGCGCCTCGTTTTTCTGCTCCTGCTGTAATTGAAGGCGAAGAAATCATTAACGACTTTTCATTAGACCAATATATTGGCAAAAAAAATGTAATCCTTTTCTTTTATCCAAAAGATTTTACATTTGTTTGCCCAACTGAAATTTTAGCTTTTCAAGAAAAATTAGCTCTTTTTGAATCTAAAGATACAGCTATTGTAGGCTGTTCTACTGATACAGAAGAAACTCACCTTGCTTGGCTTATGACTCCAAAAAATAAAGGTGGAATTGAAGGTGTAACTTTCCCAATGGTAGCTGATACAGCTAAAACAATCGCTACAAATTATGGCGTTTTGGGTGGAGACTACACATATGACGATAGAAACAATCTTGTTTTTGAAGGCGCACCAATTTGTCTTCGTGGAACATATTTAATCAATAAAGAAGGAATTATCAAGCATATTTCTATTAATGATTTTCCTTTGGGTCGTAACATTGACGAATATATCCGTTTAGTAGATGCTCTTCGTTATGTTGAGAAACATGGTGAGGTTTGTCCTGCAAACTGGGAAGAAGGAAAAGAAGCAATGCACGAAACTAGAGAAAGTGTAGCTAATTATTTAGGTAAAAAGTAA
- a CDS encoding DUF5982 domain-containing protein, which produces MKQIILFLTLLFSTLFFQNQLQAQDQVQNTNSEIDSLSFIKSRKMSDEDLEKKREATFVTGLPDFSSDPVTGFGFGINSNIYWNGKRENPLFAYTPYLAKLKANAAYYTSNAREISLSLDVPYYKGTRWRFKIDVKAQQNPTNLYFGLTEKTLGKLSLPSNSTATFDTYKAFDEARQIIRLSDETEMNNNEIIFVTDALSNRFKETEYMLNLKADYAIGNGKWRAMGGYEIQHLSYATFEGLETDGRVPITRETLVVPNGSSLLRRDFQEGTISGIKGGWVSIIQSALIYDTRDFEPDPTKGVYFEVANEYSSKLIGSQFDFDKFFIQGRAFQKLPVGKRTVLAGRIGIGNIFGNNAPFFEYQDQWSPDGSINALGGGSSLRGYRQNRFLARAMWFTNIELRIRLLETKIAKQLFGFSLAPFVDAGTVRDKWQDLNFENIKTSYGTGLRIAWNQSTILSLDYGRSKEDALLYFGIGQIF; this is translated from the coding sequence ATGAAGCAAATAATCTTATTTTTAACTCTTTTATTTTCTACTTTATTTTTTCAAAATCAATTACAAGCACAAGACCAAGTTCAGAACACTAACTCAGAAATAGATAGTCTTTCATTTATCAAATCAAGAAAAATGTCTGATGAAGATTTAGAAAAAAAGAGAGAAGCAACTTTTGTTACAGGTTTGCCTGATTTCTCTTCCGACCCTGTTACAGGTTTTGGTTTTGGTATAAATAGCAATATATATTGGAATGGAAAGCGAGAAAATCCTCTTTTTGCCTATACACCTTATCTAGCCAAATTAAAAGCAAATGCAGCTTATTATACTTCTAATGCTAGAGAAATCTCTTTGTCATTAGATGTTCCTTATTATAAAGGCACACGTTGGAGATTCAAAATTGATGTAAAAGCACAACAAAACCCAACCAATTTATATTTTGGTTTGACAGAAAAAACATTGGGAAAGTTAAGTCTTCCATCCAATTCAACTGCAACTTTTGATACTTATAAAGCATTTGATGAAGCAAGACAAATAATTCGTTTATCTGATGAAACAGAAATGAATAACAATGAAATAATTTTTGTAACTGATGCACTTTCAAATCGATTCAAAGAAACTGAATACATGCTCAATTTAAAAGCAGATTATGCTATTGGAAACGGTAAATGGAGAGCAATGGGAGGTTATGAAATTCAGCATCTTAGTTATGCAACTTTTGAAGGACTAGAAACAGATGGAAGAGTACCAATAACAAGAGAAACCTTAGTTGTACCAAATGGTTCTTCGCTTCTAAGAAGAGATTTTCAAGAAGGTACAATTTCTGGAATAAAAGGTGGTTGGGTTTCAATTATTCAGTCAGCTCTTATTTATGATACAAGAGATTTTGAACCAGATCCCACAAAAGGAGTTTATTTTGAAGTAGCTAATGAATATTCAAGTAAATTAATCGGCTCACAGTTTGATTTTGATAAATTTTTCATTCAAGGACGGGCATTTCAAAAATTACCTGTCGGAAAAAGAACTGTTTTAGCAGGACGAATAGGAATAGGAAATATTTTTGGAAATAATGCACCTTTCTTTGAATATCAAGACCAATGGAGTCCAGATGGAAGTATAAATGCTTTAGGTGGTGGAAGTTCTTTACGAGGCTACAGACAAAATCGGTTTTTAGCTAGAGCAATGTGGTTTACAAATATAGAATTAAGAATTCGTTTGCTTGAAACAAAAATAGCTAAACAGCTTTTTGGATTTTCTTTAGCTCCTTTTGTAGATGCAGGAACAGTAAGGGATAAATGGCAAGATTTGAATTTTGAAAATATAAAAACTTCGTATGGTACAGGATTGAGAATTGCTTGGAATCAATCTACCATTCTATCACTTGATTATGGACGTTCAAAAGAGGATGCTTTACTTTATTTTGGAATAGGACAAATTTTTTAA
- a CDS encoding HipA family kinase codes for MNKVEVIFIEKEFSTSGHSPFLATCNDAKKYVVKHDRGKELCIINEFLACFLLEHFNLPFSNYALVNVDDLVIQNSSIISPKNKKLSYYKSLCFGSEFLKNAVDINNFGLDYGKSFFDKLDNPLDILRIALFDIWVGNDDRKPTNYNMLLVENSKKYKAVPIDHSFIFETLSHSFLNPDFFEGKINDHLLEANFGYLVKKQFEINERFIESEENYFLVSLAACQKHFSNFASKLQNQFHFSDKDITKISLFLFDETRNRKVFEEYKFHLKN; via the coding sequence ATGAATAAAGTTGAAGTAATATTTATAGAAAAAGAGTTTAGTACAAGTGGACACAGTCCATTTTTGGCTACTTGCAATGATGCAAAAAAATATGTCGTAAAACATGATAGAGGAAAAGAACTTTGTATAATTAATGAATTTTTGGCTTGTTTCCTATTAGAACATTTCAATTTACCTTTTTCTAATTATGCTTTAGTAAATGTTGATGATTTAGTTATACAAAATAGCTCAATTATTTCCCCTAAAAATAAAAAACTATCTTATTATAAAAGTTTGTGTTTTGGTTCAGAATTTTTGAAAAATGCTGTTGATATAAATAATTTTGGCTTAGATTATGGGAAATCTTTTTTTGACAAATTAGACAATCCATTAGATATTCTTCGTATCGCATTATTTGATATTTGGGTAGGAAACGATGACAGAAAGCCGACAAACTACAATATGCTCTTGGTAGAAAATTCTAAGAAATATAAAGCTGTTCCGATAGACCATTCTTTTATTTTCGAAACCTTATCTCATTCTTTTCTTAACCCTGATTTTTTTGAAGGTAAAATTAATGACCATTTATTAGAGGCTAATTTTGGATATTTGGTTAAGAAACAATTTGAGATTAATGAGCGTTTTATTGAAAGTGAAGAAAATTATTTCCTTGTTTCTCTTGCTGCTTGTCAAAAGCATTTTTCTAATTTTGCATCAAAACTTCAAAATCAGTTTCACTTTTCAGATAAAGACATAACTAAAATCTCTCTTTTTCTTTTTGATGAAACTCGTAACAGAAAAGTTTTTGAAGAGTATAAATTTCACTTAAAAAATTAA
- a CDS encoding peroxiredoxin: MGLKIGEKAPNFTLDSTSGEQFTLYDSVGNEPCIIYFYPKDFTSVCTEQACSFRDEFGAFRDLGVTVIGISKDDIETHLRFKEEYKLPFELLADTKGKVAKLYDSLLPIVSIPKRNTFVLAGDKTIMDIQSDLTSGKSKIREVVENLTKKFE; this comes from the coding sequence ATGGGACTAAAAATCGGAGAAAAAGCACCAAATTTTACTTTAGATTCTACTTCAGGTGAACAGTTTACTCTTTATGATTCGGTAGGAAACGAACCTTGTATTATTTATTTTTATCCAAAAGATTTTACAAGTGTTTGTACTGAACAGGCGTGTTCGTTTAGAGATGAGTTTGGGGCATTTAGAGATTTGGGTGTTACAGTTATCGGAATTAGTAAAGATGATATTGAAACACATTTGCGTTTTAAAGAAGAATATAAATTACCTTTCGAACTCTTAGCAGACACAAAAGGAAAAGTTGCAAAACTATATGATTCTTTACTTCCTATTGTTTCGATTCCTAAACGAAATACATTTGTTTTGGCTGGAGATAAAACAATTATGGATATTCAAAGTGACTTAACTTCTGGCAAAAGCAAAATTAGAGAAGTGGTAGAAAATCTGACAAAGAAATTTGAGTAA
- a CDS encoding phosphatase PAP2 family protein has translation MKQILKEFIRKIRSILLGIFNKDNPNLSYIITAIIAFIVVVGGMNVFIELTEHIKEDVLASYDTQIADYIISFRTPFLTRYFTFVTHVGDRNGYLIALAVFAIVSYLAFKKWRYVLQTTGVLLIASISNIMLKRFIDRARPSAEHLVTVTTLSYPSGHAMSAMAFYGFLVYLCYRFKMNKFLKIGIITLFVLLILSIGISRIYLGVHFPTDIAGGFIAGLIWVIFCIFIINLVEIYRKKTVE, from the coding sequence ATGAAACAAATACTAAAGGAATTTATACGAAAAATAAGAAGCATTTTATTAGGCATTTTCAATAAGGATAATCCCAACTTATCTTATATTATTACTGCTATAATAGCTTTTATTGTAGTTGTAGGTGGAATGAATGTCTTTATTGAGCTTACAGAACACATAAAGGAAGATGTATTAGCTAGTTATGACACACAAATTGCTGATTACATTATATCTTTTCGTACTCCTTTTCTGACCCGTTATTTTACCTTTGTAACTCATGTAGGCGACCGTAATGGTTATTTAATTGCCCTTGCTGTATTTGCCATAGTTAGTTATTTAGCTTTCAAAAAATGGCGATATGTTCTTCAAACAACAGGTGTTTTATTGATTGCATCAATTTCGAATATAATGCTTAAAAGATTTATAGATAGAGCAAGACCTAGTGCAGAACATCTAGTTACGGTAACTACTCTGAGTTATCCAAGTGGACATGCAATGAGTGCGATGGCTTTCTATGGTTTTTTGGTCTATTTGTGTTACAGATTCAAAATGAATAAATTTTTAAAAATTGGTATCATTACACTCTTTGTGCTACTCATTTTGAGTATCGGAATTAGCCGTATTTATTTAGGGGTTCATTTTCCCACAGATATAGCTGGAGGTTTTATTGCTGGATTAATTTGGGTAATTTTTTGTATTTTTATAATCAATCTCGTTGAGATATATAGAAAAAAAACTGTAGAATAA